A part of Leptospiraceae bacterium genomic DNA contains:
- a CDS encoding SDR family NAD(P)-dependent oxidoreductase yields MSKKILVTGATGALGYLMCNTLVKNKHQVVGTTRSATGNRKDLVQELQSNGVQVIEMDITNEKSVNQGIDAAAELMGGLDVVINNAGIGMIGIQEFFTVEDMQKVFDVNVFGHKEL; encoded by the coding sequence ATGAGTAAAAAAATTTTAGTCACAGGTGCAACAGGCGCATTAGGTTACCTTATGTGTAATACTCTTGTAAAAAATAAACATCAAGTTGTTGGTACTACTCGCTCTGCTACAGGCAATAGAAAAGATTTAGTTCAAGAACTTCAATCAAATGGAGTTCAAGTTATAGAAATGGATATTACAAATGAAAAAAGTGTGAACCAAGGAATCGATGCAGCAGCTGAATTAATGGGTGGGTTGGATGTTGTAATTAATAATGCTGGAATCGGAATGATAGGCATACAAGAATTTTTCACTGTGGAAGATATGCAAAAAGTTTTTGATGTGAATGTATTTGGACATAAAGAGTTATGA
- a CDS encoding SDR family NAD(P)-dependent oxidoreductase — protein sequence MRAALPHLRKQKQSTIIHISSGIGRLTFPFYSAYCASKYALEAIAEGYRAELVGFNIESCIIEPGAMPTEFLDTMLQLKPKDDDRNQAYGEMVHIPEQAMKGLQEALKSNPNQNPQKVADSIVELLEMPFGKKPFRTVVDYTFLKEPVDAYNKLLHEITRNLYAANGMEGMLSLNQ from the coding sequence ATGAGAGCAGCCTTGCCCCATCTCAGGAAACAAAAACAAAGCACAATCATTCATATCTCAAGTGGAATAGGTAGACTAACGTTTCCATTCTACAGTGCTTATTGTGCTTCAAAATATGCACTCGAAGCGATCGCAGAAGGTTATAGAGCAGAATTAGTTGGATTTAATATTGAGTCCTGCATCATTGAACCAGGGGCTATGCCAACCGAGTTTCTAGATACAATGTTACAATTAAAACCAAAAGACGATGATAGAAACCAAGCCTATGGAGAAATGGTTCATATACCCGAACAAGCGATGAAAGGTCTTCAGGAAGCTCTAAAGAGTAACCCAAATCAAAACCCACAAAAAGTAGCTGATTCGATTGTAGAACTTTTGGAAATGCCTTTTGGAAAAAAACCTTTTAGAACAGTTGTTGATTATACTTTCTTAAAAGAACCGGTTGATGCATACAATAAACTTTTACATGAAATTACTCGAAACCTTTACGCGGCTAACGGCATGGAAGGAATGTTAAGTTTAAATCAATAA